In Lepus europaeus isolate LE1 chromosome 8, mLepTim1.pri, whole genome shotgun sequence, a single genomic region encodes these proteins:
- the LOC133765725 gene encoding meiotic nuclear division protein 1 homolog has product MSKKKGLSAEEKRTRMMGIFFETKDVFQLKDMEKIAPKEKGVTALSVKDGLQSLVDDGLVGCERIGTSSSYWAFPSKALHTRKRKVEVPESQLSEGNQKCANLQKHTEKAKIGRHGTEDGARIAKELSSLREQRDQLKAEVEKYKEWDPQVVEELRQANKIAREAANRCTDNIFAIKSWAKRKFGLEENKIDKNFGIPEDFDYVD; this is encoded by the coding sequence ATGTCAAAGAAAAAAGGACTAAGTGCAGAAGAAAAGAGAACCCGCATGATGGGAATATTTTTCGAGACGAAAGATGTGTTTCAACTAAAAGACATGGAGAAGATTGCTCCCAAAGAAAAAGGCGTTACTGCCCTGTCAGTCAAAGACGGCCTCCAGAGCTTAGTTGATGATGGGCTGGTTGGCTGTGAGAGGATTGGAACGTCGAGTTCCTACTGGGCTTTTCCTAGTAAAGCTCTTCACACGAGGAAACGCAAGGTGGAGGTTCCGGAATCTCAGCTGTCTGAGGGAAACCAGAAGTGTGCAAACCTACAGAAACATACTGAGAAAGCTAAAATTGGCCGACATGGGACGGAAGATGGAGCCAGGATAGCAAAAGAGCTTTCTTCGTTGCGGGAACAAAGGGACCAGCTAAAAGCAGAAGTGGAGAAATACAAGGAATGGGACCCACAAGTTGTGGAAGAACTAcgtcaagcaaataaaatagccAGAGAAGCTGCTAACAGATGCACTGATAACATATTTGCAATAAAATCTTGGGCCAAAAGAAAATTtggattggaagaaaataaaattgataaaaattttgGAATCCCGGAAGACTTTGACTACGTAGACTGA